The Leptospiraceae bacterium genome contains the following window.
AAAATGGCTTATGGGTTTGCGGCAATGGGTGTTGACGAATACGGAGATTTTTTCTTTAAGGTAATCCCGTCTAACGTTATCACAGTATTAAATACAGGTTATGAAATTAATGATCCTGGGCTAACGTTAAACTATAACAACCTAGCCAATGTCATCACAGGTGAAAGAACGAAAGGAAGAAATTCGACTACGAACGGGTTCGACGTGGTTACTACTGCATTGCCACTAGTCGACGTTAATTTGTCTATTGCTAAATATGGAGTTTATACGAAACGGGTTCAAGTTCCGGCGTATTTATCGGATAACGTTATCCAACAAATAGTAGACGCTGATTTGCAACAAAATAAAGAACCTAGATACTCCGCAAAAATTGACGACGTAAAATTTGATAGATTTTATGAAATAGGGGATTACGCGGTTTGCCCACTGCCAGATATTTATACAGACGTTGTTAGTGAATGTGATTCGTTGACAAATTGGACAGACGATACAAACATAACGTTAGCTATCAATACCGACGTATTAGTCACTGGGAACGGAGCTTTACAAATTTCGGCTGGTGTAGCGTCTATCGGTGAAAGTTTTTATTATAGTCTAACGTATGATTTATTTGGTAAAAAATCCGTTGAAATGTGGTTACGTTCAAATCAAAGAGGCGATTTTTTGACAATGCAATTGACCGATGGAGTAACTACAGAATCTTATCCAATCTATATAGATACAGTCGACCAATACTACAGAGTAATAATTGATATTGACCCGTCAGTATTAACAAACCTAACAGAAATTAGATTCGAGTTTGGAGCGTCTACAGTAAACGGGACTATAGTTTATATAGACGAATTGAGTATAAAGCGGCTAACGGCTACACATGTCAGAATGCCATTTAAAAAAGCCACTTATAAATTGACTCCGCATACAGGTAGTGTCAATTTAGAATTTGGCTTAGAGAGTGAAAAGCTAAGTGAATTCTTGCAAGGTTTACAAACTCAAATTGAAACAAACAAAATAGGAGCACGAAATAAATGAGTATTACAGAAGGCGATATTAGCGCGAACTTTAGATTTAATAATCGAACAGGTTTATTAGTACCAGAAACAATCACAGACGAAAGACAAATAGTTGCGGCATTGCCTGAATTTTCCGGTGACTATGGATTTACGTTAAACGAAACACCACAAACCGACATAGCAGGGATAACACAAGTTATGCGTGTATCTGATAGCCAAATTTTTACTCATACAAATCTTGCAACGGTAGGATTGACAGAATACTTTTTCGATTATTCTAATGATATGCCTATTTTATTTTTTAATGCGGCTAACGATGGAGAAGAATTTGCAATACAATATTATGGTATAGGTGGAGCGGTTAACGGTAAAAATATTGATGCGTTAGTTGATGCACAAATGGCAGGGCCATATCAAATTGACGCAATTGCGTGATTAAAACTAAATTATAGAATTAACCACAAAAATATCAAGGCAAATTTAATCAAACCAAAAGACAAATCGAATACAGATTTTACTTTATTGGGTGGGATTGCTCAAATTAGAAATTTGAATGTAACTAGTACAACAATAACAGTTAAATCAAATTCATCGAACACATTTGGGATACTAGAAATTTTCGGGGATTTGCATATTGACGCAACGCGAACGTTATTTTTAGGGCGTGTATTATTAATAGTATGGGAATATTACAGGCAGTGGCACTATATCAGGATCTCCCGGCGGGAATGGGGAGGAAATGGCAGAAGTGCTGGCGGTGGCGGAGGCGGCGGCGGTAATGGCAATTCTGTCAATATAATTTGCTTTGGCACTATAGCAGCTACGTTGACTATTCAATCTGGAATTGGTGGGACTGGTGGGGCAGCTGCGCAAGTTACGAATGATGCCGGGTCTAGTGCTCTGGTAGATTTTGGTGGTGCAGGCGGAACAGTAGTCGCAGCGGCTAATAATGGAGGAGGTGGGGGTGGGGGTATTGGGAATGGAGGGAATGGCGCGAACGCAGGGACATCGGCAACAACTGGAGGAGACGGCGCGGGGGGTGGTGGGGGTAGTTCAACAGCAACGACAGGGGCGAACGGGGGTATAGTTACAGGATTAAATACTATATGGATGAGTGGGTCAACAGGAGGGAAAGGCGGAAATGGTGGAGGATCGCCACAAAAAGGAACTGACGGAGCTACAGGAAATGTTTTTCTATACTCCCGATATACCAGTGCGCCTTGCACGGTAACAACGTCCTACGGTACGAGCGATGGAGCCACAGGAATCGCGGTTTACAATGAATTGGCTCAAATGAGTTACCTCTGGGGTTTATTAAATTCATCTTTTTTATATTCTTCAAAATCAGGCGCGGCGGTATAAATGGCATAGCTACAGGAAACATACAATCTAATTTTCGATACAATCCAGTTACAGGGCTTTTAGTGCCGGCTGAAATTACGGCAGAACAACAAACAGTCGCAGAATTTACAACTGAATTTTCTGGTTATTATGGGTTCACGTTAAACGAAACACCCCAAACTGATATTGAGGGGATAACAGAAGTTAAACGCGTTAGCGATAGCCAAGTTTTCACCCGAACCACTAGCCCTATAATTGGACTTGCAGAATATTTTTTCGATTATTTAAACGACATGCCTACTTTGTTTTTCAATAGTGCGGCTAACGGTGTTTTATTTACTGTAAAATATTATGGAGTCGGTGGTGCGGTTAACGCGAAAAACATTACAGCTATAGTTGACGATTCAGTATCCGGACTTGATTCGAGAATTACCACGAACGAAAACGATATAGCCGCAATTGAAACAGAGCTTTCAGATATGGCAGGAATGATTATAGGCGGCATTGAATTTAATACAACCATACTCCCACCGAAAATTCTTTCAGGAACTTACGATATTTCTGAGAATAAAGTTAAATTAACAAGTGATAGTTCTTTAGCACTAGCCGATGTTTTTCAACAATCAAAAAACACGTTAGACACATTTCGTTCATTATCTAGTTTGTATGGATTCTACAGGCGATAAAAAATACGTTATGTGCGGTGAAGGGACTGTATCAAGTGGAACGATAACGAGCATAACGTCAAGCGGTACAACATACACTCTTACAGTAGCAAGTGGAACAGTAGCCGTAAACACGAATAAAGTTTTAGTTATCGAAGGCAATGATAATATCAATGGAGTATTCAAAATCACTGGCGGTAATGGAACAACTACATATACATTTACCACTCAATCAGGGTTTACAAACGGTGGGGCAAGTGGAACATGGAGAGTTTTAGAAAGAATTCAAACAAAACACGGTACAGGAACGTTAGCCGCTATAACTACAGACGCGAGTGTAATTAAGTATAGCCCATCATTAGGCGAAAATGGCTCAACTTCTATTGCTGCATTTGACCAAACAAAAAACGGGTTCTATCTAACGTTATCCGGATTAACTGACTACAGAGTGCTAGGTAGTTTTTTCACAGATACGACTCCTAACGTTTCAACTACTGTATTTTCTTACAAGTCAGGCAGAAATAAAAACGATAATTTTTTCAGACTTCAAAGAGTAGCTAGTAAAGTTACTAACGCATTGCGATGGACTACTATAAATGTGTTGTATGGGTGTGATTATGTTTTTGTTGATTCGGCAGGAGTTGGGAGTGAATTAACTGCACAACGTGACATGATGGTTAGTGCTACGTTAGTCGGATACGGGGCGGTGGGGCTTGGGTGCTAGAATTATCTATTTTAAATACACAACAAACACGTTCTAAGTAAAGAGATAATTCTGCTAGTAGTTAGCAACTCGGCAATTTTCATCTCGGCGTCATTACCAACAACTGCGATTTATAAAAATCAAATATTAAAACCATTTGGTAATTCTAACGTAGACACTGGTCTGATATTGTTAGATTAATAGGGAGTTTCCAAATATGAACATTTATAAAAATCCAATTAATAATGAAATACACTGTAGTAATGATGGGTGTCCACAAGGCTATATACAATTAGGCACAGATGAAACGATAGACGATAGCAATAGAGTATTTGTAATCGGATACGAAAACGGGCAAACAATATTTTCAGAAGAAAAAGCAATTCAAGAAAAAGAAACGTTAGTGCAAGGCATTATCCAAAAGTACATTGAAAAAGAAAATACAGGCGTTAGGCTCACAGGCACTTTCCAAACTGAATTAAATGAAACGATAGTTAATCCTAGATTTCAATACGACGAAGTTTCTCAAAATAGGTTATTGAAATTAAAAGACTTTGAAGATGTTTACTATTGGAGAACTCTCGATAATAGAAATGTTCTTTTAAATGTCACTGAAAAAAATACGTTATACGATATTCTAATTAGTGAATGGGCGACAGATTTTGATAATAGACTAAAAGAAATCCAGGGAGTGTATAGTGGAACTTGACGAACATCTAGACAAAGTTTTTGTCAAAATATTTCTTGGATTCTCTGAGATTATCGGAGTGACTATTGCGATATTATTCACAGCTGGGACAGGTGCGTTTTTTTATTTCGTTCGAAAACATTTATATGAATGGCTGAAAATATTAGGTGTTACGTATTTTGCAGATAGGCTGAAAAATATTAGAGATATTAACAGTGATTTAATTTGGATACAGGGAGCGTTTAAAGCGGATGTATACGGGTTATTCAGAACGTATAACGGCAAATCCTATGTCGAAGATTCAATGGAGTTTTCGGCTAACGCTACCGACTCTAAAAAATTAAAACAATATGAAAAAATAAAAGTAAAAAAAATGAACGCGAAACCAGAAGCGTTTTTCCCCAATTATTTGGATCGCGATTTATATAAATTTATAATTGACCAAACAGTAATAAGCGATTGGAAATTTTTTTCTTACGATTCTTTAAAATTAAATAACCCTAACTCACCAATATTAGTATTTCTAGAATCCGAAGGAATTAATAATCTTCTGACCTATCGAATTTGGGATAAAAATAAAAAAACGTACGGGATTGTTCTTTTTACGTGGGGTAAAGATATAGATATTAATATAGTTTTTACAAAACAAATTTCTAAAAAATTAGATTCAATTGCAATTAGATTTCAAACGCATATTGAATCGAGTTTAATCGAAAAGATAGGTATACGATGGAACAGATAAAATTTAGTGAAATAGAAGTAGGTACGCCAGTATTGTTTAACGGTCATTATGCGCGTAAAACAAAAGTAAATGAAATTCATGTCCCCAGATTGGGAGTCGATGGATTTTTTGAAATTATGCCAGACGATTTTATAACAATTTATGATAGTGAATTATACGAAAATTAAAAATAAAAATAGGTAGGATTACTGAAATGAAAGTTAGAATAACATGGTCTAATCCCGTACTAATGAATTTACATCTTTATATCCTGGGTGTTAAATTTGATTTACAAATAGTAGACACAACCAAAAATATTTTTATAGTAAACGATGATAAGGGGGTGGCTTTCGGGACATACTCAGAGGCTGAAAGCTACTGCAACAACCAGGATTATAAAATAGAGGCTAATAATGACAATCCCTAGAGTTAAATGGCTATCACAAAGAGACAATTTAAACGCCTTTACCGGTGACTTAGAAGCGCATAATCAGTGTATGGTTTCGAGTTTTACAATGATGATGCAATGGCTCAGAGACTATCTGATATACAAAGAATTCCCTACATTTGAGAACTATACAGAATTTACGCATTATATAGTAGTTGGTCAAAGAAAAGAAATTGCGCAAAAAGTCCGGTTCATGAGTGTTAATCATGCCAAACACTTAAATAAAATGTTAGAATCGAAAAAGATTAAACAGATATTTAAGCAGGTTCAATTTTCTCATACGGATCTACTGCAATACGTGAACGAAAAAAAAAGACCTGTGTTAATTGGGACTATGGAGACTAGCGCAGGGCATATCGTTGTATTCGATGGTCAGATTCAAAACCCATACGGCAACCCTAACCGGTCAATACATACAGGATCTTGCAAATACGATTCCGTGAAAGGCGAAAATTTGGATTACTCACAGGATTTTTTTGTAAATATGGTTTTTCGTGAAATGGTTAAAAACAAAACGAGCAAAATAAACGTTAAACGCCCATGCTGGGTTATAGAGGACGTATAAATAATAGTAGACAATAGGCAGAATTAAAATATAAATGCAGAGGAGATAACATGAGCGCATTAGACTCACTAAACAAACTTATACTAAACTCAAAATATGTAAGCGAAAAAGATAAAGAAGAGTATAAGAAAAAAATAAAATTAGAGAATCCCATGAATGATTTTCTGGAAGGATTTAAAAAACATGAAAACAATGATGTTTACAAAAAATGATATTTGGAGAGTATTAGGTATTATTCTCTTAGTCGGTGGCCAATTCATGACTAAAGAATCTTTTTCTGGTTTCGGTGTTACGTTAGAATCTAACCTAGTGCAAATAGTCGGAGCCACTTTGTTATTACTGCCATTCGCACTTAGAGCATACGCACTAATCAAAAACAAAAAAGAATCTAATACAGATTCACAAGGGTAATCATGATCTGCGATTTTGGCGAAACTCGAATAAAAGAACTTGAAAAAGAAAACGCAAACTACAAAAAAGTTGCTGAAGATCTAGTCGTATTTGCGTTTGCAGCGGCTGAATTACAGGACTTATAAAGGAATAAATTCAAATTACCCAAAAAATACGAAGAACCAAAAAAGAAAATGGAGACATGTTATGAGATTCTTAGACTGGCTAAATGAAAATCCATATATTCTACTTATTGCAATTATACTAACATTCTGTTTACGATGTTCAGCCACTCCAGAAGCCTCCACAGTTCGATTGCAAGAGCGTTCTGTATCTGTTATGGACGATTTAGATAAAGCGTCTAACGATTGTAAGACGGACGATTGTAAAGAAAGTTTGAAACGAGCGAAAGAGTTAATCAAAGATTCTCTCGAAATTGCAATCGACAAAGACTCTCAGATTCAATCCAAACAAAAACAAATCGATAACCAATCATTCTATACAACCATCGGCAGAGGGGTTGTTTGGTGTATCGTTAGTTTACTAATCATAGGATTACTATTTATGTTTCGAAACCAAATTCTTACCGCATTAAAATTACTCATTTGACTTTCCCCTCTTTTTCAATCGTGTGGAGGTAAAACTCCATGCGGTTTTTTTCTGTCTTTTTTTATAAAGGTTTTAGCCTCGAAAGAGGCATTTTTATTTTCTTGACAAATTACATATTATCTGTTTAGTAGACTCATGAGCAAAATATCAATTAACCACTAACTCCGTCTTTATAAAAAAACTTTCGAGGCGGAACCAAAAACTGTCTTGTTAGTCAAATTTGGAACTATAAGCCAATCTTCCAGGACAGTCTATTTTAATTCTCTTTTAAAATCTCACAAAATCAATTTCAACCAATGATTCATTGACTATTTTCAATTCGATACTATACGCATGAGTATCAAAAAACATGTAAAAATAGCCGAAAATAGTGATTATTCAGTGTATATATCTACACGAAATTACGCAAAATTTATACATTTTTTACACAAAAAGTGTAATTTAGACTTGACATTAAATTAATAGTATAATAAATTAGTATTCATGAAAACAACTAGACTAAGTTTAAAAACATGGCGGGAATTAAACCGACTGAAAAATCACTAGGGCTTCATTCATTGGATGAAGTTATTAAATATTTGTTAGAGGGTAAAAAATAAATGAGACTAGCACTTTATTTACTGAGTTATAAATTATGGTGTATTCGAATGGGTTTCGAGTTCGATTCAAGATCTGCCAATTCTGTATCGATTAATTATCGTAGTTTTCGCAGGACCTACTCAGGACGCAGAAACATGAACTACGGCATCAAAGAAGTAATTAAATATTTAAGAAAGGGAGAAAATTAAATGGATAACAAAAATATTATTCAGGCAATCAATAAGGCAATTATCGAAATGCCTGCAATTAGTAAAGACTCAAAAAATCAACAAGGCTGGAATTTCCGGTCTATTGATTCTATTATTGACTATTGCAGAAAAATAATTGCAAATAATGGTTTAGTGATTATACCCGAAACGTTAGTTGCAAACTCCAAAGTTGACCTAATCGAAAAACAGGACTGGAAAACAAAAGAGATTCGAGTTAGTAGATTAACAACGTCTAACGTATTAGTAAAATATCAAATTTATCATGTGTCAGGCGAAATGATAATTGCTATATTGCCTGGAGAGTCTCAGGACTATGCAGACAAATCTTTATCGCAAGCGGAAACATTCGCTTTCAAATCAATGCTATCTAAGGTATTTTTATTAGGATTCGAAGAAGACGCGGATGCTAAACATACAGATACTAGCACGCCAAAAGCAGAACCAAAAAAAGAAACTGTGGATAATTCAGTTTTACCACGAATTGAAAAAAAATTCAAAACATTGCCAGAGGCTGAAAAACTCACATTCCTAGTGAACGCACAAAAAAAACTTGAGACTGAAAACCAAGACGCGGTTGACTATCAAAAGCATTTGATTGGATTGTCGCTGAAAAAAATAAATTAATTGTAGGAGCAAAATAATGGATTTAAACAAAGTAATTTTAGTATGCAGACTAACGCGAGACGCAGAATGTAAAACGATAGGCGAAACCAATATTGCCAATTTTTCAATCGCATACTCTACAGGGTTCGGGGACAAAAAAAAATCGAATTACATTGACTGTGTAGCATTCGGGAAAACTGCCGACGTGGTTTCTAAATACACAAAAAAAGGTTCTCAAATTGCTATCGAGGGGAGTCTTGAACAGGACTCATGGGATAGCCAAGATGGAAAAAAGAATTATAAAACGAAAATTAGAATTGCTTCTTTACAATTGTTAGGCAGTAAAGACGGTCAACCGGCTAATACTGATAATACTCCATCAGAGAGGACGACGTTTTTTAATTAAGCGAAAATTAACAACAAAGACTATGTAAATTCTGCATAGTCCCACATCCGAAATACTAGATAATCGGGAGTATATTAATTGCGTAGCTTGTGATTCTCAGATAGAACATTCTAGACTATCTGAGATGAGAAACAAAAAGAGAGAGGGATTATTATGGCAACTTTTAATTTTGGGAATAAAAAAGATGAGATCGAAAACATTCTATCTGACATTGATTCTGAGTGGGATAAAATGACCAACAGAATTGATGATCTTGAAAATGAAAATGAAGAGCTCAAAGAAAAAGTAACTGAAGTAACTGAGCTAGAAAATGAGATTGAAGAATTAAAAAATGGGGAGAAATAAAATGAACATTACAAAAATACAAAATAAATTACCAGAATTCATTAAAAAGAAACTAACGCCTGTTATCTACAATCAACAAGTGATTATCGTTAATTCAGAGAATGATTTAAAAAAAGGGAAAGAGATTTTGAAAGAAATTAAAACAGTATCAAAATCATTCTCTGATTACATTGACCCAATCAAAACAATGTTTTTTGAAACTCACAAAATGATTACTGCTTTCGAAAAAGAACATCTTGCTAAAGGCAAATTGATTGCTGACCAACAAGATGCAGAAAACTCAGATTATAATAGACGCGTTTTCGATTGCCAGAAAAAACAAGAAAACTATTTGAAAGAATTTAATTCAAACATTGCAAAAATGGAGCA
Protein-coding sequences here:
- the ssb gene encoding single-stranded DNA-binding protein, with product MDLNKVILVCRLTRDAECKTIGETNIANFSIAYSTGFGDKKKSNYIDCVAFGKTADVVSKYTKKGSQIAIEGSLEQDSWDSQDGKKNYKTKIRIASLQLLGSKDGQPANTDNTPSERTTFFN
- a CDS encoding ERF family protein, translating into MDNKNIIQAINKAIIEMPAISKDSKNQQGWNFRSIDSIIDYCRKIIANNGLVIIPETLVANSKVDLIEKQDWKTKEIRVSRLTTSNVLVKYQIYHVSGEMIIAILPGESQDYADKSLSQAETFAFKSMLSKVFLLGFEEDADAKHTDTSTPKAEPKKETVDNSVLPRIEKKFKTLPEAEKLTFLVNAQKKLETENQDAVDYQKHLIGLSLKKIN